The following are encoded in a window of Bacillus xiapuensis genomic DNA:
- the ytzI gene encoding YtzI protein → MTTVLIISIAIVIGVLVFTILSISKGYQYKHTIDPIENNPHLTTDKPEEHKQ, encoded by the coding sequence TTGACAACCGTTTTAATTATCTCTATCGCCATAGTGATCGGCGTACTCGTTTTCACGATCTTATCTATCAGCAAAGGCTACCAATATAAGCACACAATTGATCCGATTGAAAATAATCCGCATCTCACAACAGACAAGCCAGAGGAGCACAAACAGTAA
- the yidD gene encoding membrane protein insertion efficiency factor YidD, whose amino-acid sequence MFKKVFLLIIRFYQLFISPLKPPTCRFYPTCSHYGLEAIQRFGAIKGGYLTLKRILKCHPFHPGGFDEVPKTWKDRSTKKN is encoded by the coding sequence ATGTTCAAAAAAGTATTTTTGCTTATAATCCGTTTTTATCAACTATTTATTTCGCCTCTAAAGCCGCCGACCTGCCGCTTTTATCCGACATGCTCTCACTACGGTCTAGAAGCTATTCAGCGATTCGGGGCTATTAAGGGCGGGTATTTAACGCTCAAACGAATATTGAAATGCCATCCTTTTCATCCTGGCGGCTTTGATGAGGTGCCAAAAACTTGGAAGGATCGCAGCACAAAGAAGAACTGA
- the menC gene encoding o-succinylbenzoate synthase, producing MNVTGLTMHVIEMELKSPFVTHLETVKRRRGILIEVVDKEGLTGYGEAVAFTTPWYTEETVQTNFHIIKDVLFSLIAGRELSHPSEVNQWFEGVRGNRMAKAAVETAVWDLYSKRQEKPLADVLCGVRTAVPAGAVAAGASIAETVSKVESLAEQGYERIKVKISPANDLALLKEIRCHFPDIPLMADANSAYTLKEASRLKALDEFQLLMIEQPFAAEDIVEHAKLQRMIRTPVCLDESIRSAREAKQALELGSCGVINIKIGRVGGLQEAKQIHDLCQERGVPVWAGGMIEFGVSRAHNVALATLAGFSIPGDLSPSSHYWEEDVIAPEITVEKGRIAVSSQAGIGYNLNKRRLQQVTIHKEELTLK from the coding sequence ATGAATGTGACGGGGCTGACGATGCATGTGATCGAAATGGAACTGAAATCGCCATTTGTTACTCACTTAGAGACAGTGAAGAGGCGCCGGGGGATTTTGATTGAAGTTGTGGATAAAGAAGGGTTAACCGGCTATGGGGAAGCGGTGGCTTTTACCACGCCTTGGTACACGGAAGAAACGGTTCAGACCAATTTCCACATCATCAAGGATGTGCTTTTTTCTTTAATCGCCGGCCGAGAGCTTTCCCACCCTTCAGAAGTGAATCAATGGTTTGAGGGGGTGCGGGGAAATCGGATGGCGAAAGCGGCTGTGGAAACAGCTGTTTGGGATCTTTACAGCAAGCGGCAGGAAAAGCCCCTTGCGGATGTGCTCTGCGGCGTGAGAACCGCCGTGCCTGCCGGAGCCGTGGCGGCAGGGGCTTCGATTGCTGAAACCGTCAGCAAAGTAGAGAGCCTGGCGGAACAAGGATATGAGCGGATAAAGGTCAAAATCAGTCCGGCAAATGACTTGGCGCTTCTTAAAGAAATTCGCTGCCATTTTCCAGATATCCCATTAATGGCCGACGCCAATTCAGCTTATACACTAAAGGAGGCTAGCCGTCTTAAGGCGCTGGACGAATTTCAATTGCTGATGATTGAGCAGCCGTTCGCTGCGGAGGATATCGTTGAGCATGCCAAGCTGCAAAGGATGATTCGCACGCCGGTTTGTCTGGATGAAAGCATCCGATCGGCCCGCGAGGCGAAACAGGCTTTAGAGCTGGGAAGCTGCGGCGTCATCAATATCAAAATTGGCCGTGTGGGCGGACTGCAGGAGGCAAAACAAATCCATGATCTCTGTCAGGAGAGGGGGGTTCCCGTCTGGGCGGGCGGCATGATCGAGTTTGGTGTATCCCGGGCGCATAATGTGGCGCTCGCTACTTTAGCTGGATTTTCCATACCGGGAGACCTTTCTCCATCCAGTCATTATTGGGAAGAGGATGTGATTGCACCTGAAATCACTGTGGAGAAGGGAAGAATTGCTGTATCCTCCCAAGCAGGCATCGGATACAATCTCAATAAACGCCGGCTGCAGCAGGTGACCATACACAAAGAAGAACTGACGCTGAAATAG